The following are from one region of the Coffea eugenioides isolate CCC68of chromosome 2, Ceug_1.0, whole genome shotgun sequence genome:
- the LOC113759545 gene encoding LOW QUALITY PROTEIN: uncharacterized protein LOC113759545 (The sequence of the model RefSeq protein was modified relative to this genomic sequence to represent the inferred CDS: substituted 1 base at 1 genomic stop codon) — MQLPVGFKAPKFTKYDGTGNPKTHLRMFANTLGRPIDDENLPVRLFPESLEGDALDWYANLKPEDMRSWMDLSTVFVRQYEYNCELAPMRTTLEGTKRKPSEDHKTYAKRWRKLAARVEPPMTENEIVRTFIKAHDPPYFEEIFRMTGFSFAEIVNKLEEYDEFMKAGNIVNVSALKSQLEAMQSQNSSSKKSQFKKKDEEASFVWNQGSSSRPTYQRNPAYSPHYLYQPCPRPVYNTTINHPRPRPNYPNTPSTPFHISPPNFQIRPRPPFNPRPMPPPNPNYQYQQASDTQNPTPYRTFTNLGRPVDQLHEQLKAAGKIGTVPPKTYSKGFPIGYDPQSFCAYHSGAPGHSTANCWALKYKIQDMIESGDIVLRRREEQGPNVSTNPLPTHKDTVGVITINEEIEEPAQFIVDEAEIMGVIGEPFILEGEAYEVKENTDPFILKMVPFECEPSELVVLELPEQPPILNLQEVPWNYSESTLLIRGEKVPRREVDAITRSGRIIGEPAVDEPSKAKENAVPTRPIVTDEEAFNFLKMLKKSEYKVVEQLDKLPAQISILNLLLTSELHREALLKVLTEAQVPKNIPVDKFTHVVEHVLASNQISFSDEDLTSEESMGEVDLVLEIGPAQFQVTCQVMDFSSVYNILLGRPWIHTSGAIPSSLHQMLRFVVNGQLITIFAEEDCTMIINPASEDDGDRKALVSPHHVADIVSVGRASKDKAVVEMNLPEASVMMAKELIRGGYEIGKGLGRHLQGVLEPIELQEKKDTFGLGFQPTAKEKKEMMNRRRAEKEGRQLIMNIPPLYCTFPYPSEVIRYEVDPIEEVEVGLSELFVGVISEGEPLEDPGFPEVPIEAMKNWTNESDNGEESESLLKDFEQYEEKSKPNLEETEVVNIDTETEVKEIKISIHLNKKQRKEMIEFLTMFQDVFAWSYNDMPGISTDIVVHRLPTDPNFSPVKQKPGKFKPDMSLKIKEQIEKQLNARIIMVSHYPIWLSNPVPVPKKSGEVRVCVDYRDLNKASPKDDFPLPNIHILLDNTAGHEIESFADCFAGYHQILMAEEDREKTAFITPWGTFCYRVMPFGLKNAGATYQRTMTTLFHDMIHKEMEVYVDDIIIKSKRAEDHLIDLERFERLRKYDLKLNPAKCAFGAPAGKLLGFIVSKKGIEIDPTKIKAIREMPVPRTQKDVKSFLGKINFIGRFIAQLTHTCESLFKLLKKNVPLRWSGECQQAFDKIKDYLLHPPVLVPPKPGRPLIMYLSVLDEAMGCVLGQHDESGKREQAIYYLSKKFTAYEANYSFLERSCCALAWAAQKLRHYLLSHTTYLISRFDPLKYLLGKPMPTGRMAKWQMILSEFDIIFTTQKAIKGLAVADHLVENPLKDDYQPLHTYFPDEEALFVGIAEDMNDQCPEWRLFFDGKHYPGSAKLRFFCTNNMAEYEACIFGLKMALEMEIKDLLVFSDSDLLVHQTLKEWITRDSKILPYHCSLLELANKFRSLEFRHIPRVRNVFADALATLSSMIQHPDELVIDPIQIHLQEKPAHCLVVERSSDGRPWYNDIKEFLKTGSYPPGTDTTAKGFLRRLSSRFFLNGEVVYKRTSDLGLLRCVDEDEAEYLMKEVHSGVCGSHMNGHLLAKKIMRTGYFCMTAPWPCSMWGMDVIGAIDPPASNGHRFILVAIEYFTKWVEAESYKHVTKKVVTDFLRKHIICRFGIPETLITDNAKNLNNDMVDGLCEXFKIRHRNSSIYRPQMNGAVEAANKNLKKVLMYGMEAVLPVEVEIPSLRILMEAKLDEADWIRQRHEQLSLIDEKRLNAICHGQCYQKRVARAYNKKVRPRIFTEGDKVLKHILPVQEEAKGKFAPNWQGPFIVQKVLPGGALILAEMDGQVFPQPINSDMCKKFFI; from the exons ATGCAATTGCCGGTGGGTTTCAAAGCACCTAAATTTACCAAGTATGACGGAACTGGCAATCCCAAGACCCACCTTCGGATGTTTGCAAACACGTTGGGGAGACCAATAGACGATGAAAACCTGCCTGTGCGCTTATTTCCCGAGAGTCTGGAAGGTGACGCCTTAGATTGGTACGCCAATTTGAAACCTGAGGATATGAGATCTTGGATGGATTTATCGACTGTTTTTGTGAGGCAGTATGAATATAATTGTGAGCTCGCTCCGATGAGGACCACGTTGGAGGGAACCAAGAGGAAACCATCGGAGGACCATAAGACGTATGCGAAAAGATGGAGGAAGCTGGCTGCCAGGGTGGAGCCTCCCATGACCGAAAATGAAATTGTTCGCACGTTCATTAAAGCTCATGACCCGCCCTACTTTGAAGAGATTTTTCGTATGACTGGGTTTTCCTTTGCTGAGATTGTCAACAAATTGGAAGAGTATGACGAGTTTATGAAGGCAGGCAACATTGTTAATGTTTCAGCTTTAAAGTCGCAATTGGAAGCTATGCAAAGCCAAAACAGCAGCAGTAAAAAGTCTCAGTTTAAGAAGAAAGACgaggaagcttcatttgtttgGAACCAAGGTTCTTCTTCCCGGCCTACATACCAACGAAATCCCGCCTACTCACCTCATTACCTATACCAACCATGCCCTCGACCTGTCTACAATACCACAATCAACCACCCCCGtcctcgaccaaattacccaaacACACCGTCAACGCCATTTCACATTTCCCCACCAAACTTCCAAATTAGACCGCGTCCTCCTTTCAATCCAAGACCCATGCCACCCCCTAACCCAAATTATCAATACCAACAAGCCAGTGACACCCAAAATCCAACCCCATACCGAACCTTTACCAATCTAGGTCGGCCTGTTGACCAgttacatgagcaattgaaagCTGCTGGGAAGATTGGTACGGTACCCCCTAAGACCTATTCCAAAGGATTCCCTATTGGTTATGATCCTCAGTCATTTTGTGCTTATCATTCGGGAGCCCCTGGACATTCAACTGCCAATTGCTGGGCGCTTAAGtataaaattcaagacatgattgagTCCGGAGACATAGTCTTGAGGAGGAGGGAGGAACAAGGTCCAAATGTTAGCACAAATCCTCTTCCTACACACAAGGACACCGTGGGAGTTATTACTATTAATGAAGAGATTGAGGAACCTGCACAATTCATTGTAGACGAAGCCGAGATAATGGGAGTTATCGGAGAACCATTCATACTGGAGGGGGAAGCctatgaagtcaaggaaaatacCGATCCGTTTATTCTGAAAATGGTGCCTTTCGAATGTGAGCCTTCGGAGCTTGTGGTACTTGAATTGCCTGAGCAACCTCCTATTCTTAATCTACAAGAGGTCCCGTGGAATTATAGCGAGTCCACGCTATTAATTAGAGGAGAAAAGGTGCCCAGAAGGGAAGTGGACGCCATTACTAGATCTGGAAGAATCATAGGGGAACCCGCAGTTGATGAGCCCTCAAAAGCGAAAGAAAATGCTGTTCCGACAAGACCAATTGTGACTGATGAAGAGGCCTTCAATTTCCTTAAGATGCTGAAGAAAAGTGAGTATAAGGTGGTCGAGCAATTGGACAAGTTGCCCGCTCAAATTTCTATATTGAATTTGCTTCTGACCTCGGAACTTCATCGAGAAGCTTTACTCAAGGTCCTAACTGAGGCTCAAGTGCCTAAGAATATTCCTGTGGATAAATTCACTCATGTAGTTGAACATGTTTTGGCTTcaaatcaaatttctttttctgatGAAGATTTGACATCGGA GGAATCAATGGGGGAAGTGGATTTGGTGCTGGAAATCGGACCTGCCCAGTTTCAAGTTACGTGCCAAGTCATGGACTTCTCGAGTGTTTATAATATTCTTCTCGGGCGACCTTGGATTCATACTTCAGGCGCTATACCTTCTTCACTCCATCAAATGCTGAGATTTGTGGTGAATGGCCAGTTGATTACGATATTTGCTGAGGAAGATTGCACTATGATCATCAATCCTGCATCGGAAGATGATGGCGATAGAAAGGCTCTGGTTTCCCCTCACCATGTAGCTGACATTGTTTCAGTGGGTAGGGCATCCAAGGACAAGGCGGTAGTAGAAATGAATTTACCTGAAGCCAGCGTTATGATGGCCAAAGAGCTGATTCGAGGAGGTTATGAAATAGGCAAGGGCCTTGGGCGTCACCTACAAGGGGTCTTGGAGCCAATagaacttcaagaaaaaaaagatactttcggattagggtttcaacctactgccaaggaaaagaaagaaatgatgaATCGTAGGAGGGCAGAGAAGGAAGGGAGGCAGCTTATCATGAACATCCCACCATTATACTGTACTTTTCCTTACCCATCAGAGGTGATTAGATATGAAGTAGACCCGATCGAGGAAGTGGAGGTTGGATTATCTGAGCTATTTGTGGGGGTTATTTCTGAAGGGGAGCCGTTGGAGGATCCAGGATTTCCAGAGGTGCCTATTGAAGCAATGAAGAACTGGACCA ACGAGAGCGATAACGGGGAAGAATCTGAGTCTTTATTAAAGGATTTTGAACAgtatgaggagaaatccaaaccgAACTTAGAAGAAACAGAAGTTGTTAATATTGACACTGAGACTGAGGTTAAGGAGATAAAAATTAGCATTCACTTGAATAAGAAACAGAGAAAAGAAATGATTGAGTTTTTGACCATGTTTCAAGATGTGTTTGCTTGGTCCTATAATGATATGCCTGGAATTTCAACAGATATAGTGGTCCATCGATTGCCAACCGATCCGAATTTTTCACCAGTGAAACAAAAACCTGGCAAGTTTAAGCCAGACATGAGCCTCAAAATTAAGGAGCAAATCGAGAAGCAGCTCAATGCTAGAATCATTATGGTGTCTCATTATCCCATTTGGCTTTCAAACCCTGTACCTGTTCCAAAGAAAAGTGGAGAAGTGCGAGTCTGTGTCGATTACAGGGATCTTAATAAAGCCAGCCCGAAAGATGATTTTCCGTTGCCAAACATTCATATTCTTCTGGACAATACCGCAGGGCATGAGATTGAATCATTTGCTGACTGTTTCGCTGGGTATCACCAGATCTTAATGGCAGAGGAAGATAGGGAGAAAACTGCTTTCATCACGCCATGGGGGACATTTTGCTACCGAGTAATGCCGTTTGGATTGAAAAATGCCGGCGCCACTTATCAAAGGACTATGACCACCCTGTTCCACGATATGATTCATAAGGAGATGGAGGTTTATGTAGACGATATCATTATCAAATCCAAGAGAGCGGAGGATCACTTGATTGACTTGGAAAGGTTTGAAAGATTGAGAAAATATGATCTGAAACTAAACCCTGCAAAGTGTGCATTCGGGGCCCCTGCTGGAAAGTTATTGGGATTCATTGTCAGTAAGAAGGGTATTGAGATAGATCCGACAAAGATTAAAGCCATTCGTGAAATGCCAGTACCAAGAACGCAAAAGGACGTAAAGAGTTTTTTAGGGAAGATTAATTTTATCGGGAGGTTCATCGCTCAGTTGACCCATACGTGTGAGTCTTTGTTCAAATTATTGAAGAAAAATGTGCCATTGCGTTGGAGTGGAGAATGCCAGCAGGCGTTTGATAAGATCAAGGACTATTTATTGCACCCTCCAGTTTTAGTACCACCTAAACCTGGACGACCTTTGATCATGTATCTATCGGTGTTGGACGAAGCTATGGGGTGTGTATTGGGACAACACGACGAATCGGGGAAGAGGGAGCAAGCCATCTATTACCTCAGTAAGAAGTTCACTGCGTATGAAGCCAACTATTCTTTTCTGGAAAGGAGTTGCTGCGCTTTAGCTTGGGCCGCACAAAAGTTGAGGCATTACTTGCTCAGTCATACTACTTACCTCATTTCCCGCTTCGACCCTTTGAAATATCTGTTGGGAAAGCCTATGCCGACAGGACGTATGGCAAAATGGCAGATGATTCTTTCGGAGTTTGATATTATTTTTACCACGCAGAAGGCTATCAAGGGCCTGGCTGTGGCCGATCATTTGGTTGAAAATCCGTTGAAAGATGATTATCAACCGCTTCACACTTATTTTCCGGATGAGGAGGCCCTGTTCGTGGGTATAGCAGAAGATATGAATGATCAATGCCCGGAGTGGAGGTTGTTCTTTGACG GAAAGCATTACCCTGGTTCGGCCAAGCTCCGATTTTTCTGTACCAACAatatggctgaatatgaagcttgcatttttgggttaaaaatggcGTTAGAAATGGAGATTAAGGATTTACTAGTGTTCAGCGATTCAGATTTGCTTGTACATCAGACTCTCAAGGAGTGGATCACTCGGGATTCAAAGATCTTGCCCTATCATTGCAGCTTACTGGAGTTAGCAAATAAATTTAGGAGTTTGGAGTTTCGGCATATTCCCCGTGTCAGAAATGTCTTTGCCGATGCATTGGCCACTTTATCTTCAATGATTCAACATCCGGATGAGTTGGTAATTGACCCTATCCAGATTCATCTACAAGAAAAGCCTGCTCACTGCCTAGTTGTGGAAAGGTCTTCCGATGGCCGCCCCTGGTACAACGATATCAAGGAATTTCTCAAAACAGGATCCTATCCCCCTGGGACCGATACAACTGCTAAGGGCTTCTTGCGCAGATTGTCTTCCAGATTTTTCCTAAACGGAGAGGTTGTATACAAGAGGACGTCAGATTTGGGCCTTCTAAGGTgtgttgatgaagatgaagcagAATACCTAATGAAAGAAGTACATAGTGGAGTGTGCGGATCACATATGAATGGCCATTTATTAGCAAAGAAGATCATGAGGACCGGATATTTTTG TATGACTGCTCCCTGGCCATGTTCGATGTGGGGTATGGATGTAATCGGAGCAATTGACCCTCCCGCTTCAAATGGGCATCGGTTCATTCTGGTGGCAATTGAATACTTCACCAAGTGGGTCGAAGCTGAATCTTATAAGCATGTGACTAAGAAGGTGGTGACGGACTTTCTAAGAAAGCACATCATTTGTCGTTTTGGAATACCAGAGACATTAATCActgacaatgccaagaatctcaACAATGATATGGTAGATGGATTGTGTGAATAGTTCAAAATCAGGCATAGGAATTCCTCTATTTATAGACcacagatgaatggagctgttGAGGCCGCGAATAAGAACTTGAAGAAGGTA CTCATGTATGGGATGGAAGCAGTGCTGCCAGTCGAGGTCGAAATCCCTTCATTACGCATTTTAATGGAGGCCAAGCTAGATGAGGCTGATTGGATTAGACAACGTCACGAGCAGTTATCTTTAATTGATGAAAAAAGATTAAATGCCATTTGTCATGGTCAATGCTATCAAAAAAGGGTAGCCCGTGCTTACAATAAGAAGGTCCGACCACGGATATTCACAGAAGGAGATAAGGTGTTGAAACACATTTTGCCAGTACAAGAGGAAGCTAAGGGGAAATTTGCACCAAATTGGCAAGGCCCTTTTATTGTCCAGAAAGTTTTACCCGGAGGAGCACTCATTCTCGCAGAAATGGATGGGCAAGTGTTCCCTCAACCAATCAATTCggatatgtgtaagaaatttttCATATGA